The Amycolatopsis japonica nucleotide sequence CACGCTCTCGATCAGCGGATCCGAAGTGGACTGCTCGAATCCCGCGGTCGTCCTGCGTCCCGACGTCCGGGACTGGCTGACGGCGAACGCGGGCCGGTGCCGTGAGTTCCACACGTCCGGGCGGACGGTGGCGGTGGTGCCGAAGGTGCTGCCGAGCGGGAAGCAGCTCCTGCGCACTTTGGACTACCTGGCCGATGTCGCCGACCGGGCCCCGCTCACCTCCACCCCGCCGGATCGCGTTTAGGGGGCTAAACGCAGGTCAGGCCTCCCGCCGCCGTCCGCGTCGCCGGATCGCGTTTAGCGGGCTAAACGCGATCCGGGACTTCCAGGGACTTCGCGAAGAAGTGGTGGGCGAAGGGTTCGTTGTTGAAGGGCTCGACCTCGTCGTAGCCGAGGCGCGCGTAAAGGGCCCTCGCCTCGACCAGGTCGCGCCTGGTGTCGAGACGGATCAACGAGGCGCCCAGGCCGCGGGCGACGTCTTCGGCGGCGGCCACGAGCAGTGCGGCGCCGCCGTTGCCGCGTTCGGACTTCCGCAGGAAGACGCGGGTGAGCTCGGTGATGTCGGGTGAGGCGACCCGCAGCCCGGCGCACCCGGCGAGCACCCCATCGCGCCAGGCGAGGAGGAAGGTGCCGGTCGGCGGGACCAGATCACGGCTGTGGTGCTCCA carries:
- a CDS encoding GNAT family N-acetyltransferase encodes the protein MLREYLDEIASRFYERQVTEEELDGLLLEHHSRDLVPPTGTFLLAWRDGVLAGCAGLRVASPDITELTRVFLRKSERGNGGAALLVAAAEDVARGLGASLIRLDTRRDLVEARALYARLGYDEVEPFNNEPFAHHFFAKSLEVPDRV